In Spirochaetaceae bacterium, one DNA window encodes the following:
- the fliW gene encoding flagellar assembly protein FliW: protein MKINSKAYGPIEVNKECIFNFSQGIPPFYNLKKWALFEAKQKPFYILQSLDDEQIAFFLLSPLLFEENYKVEAALSDLTRLKINDINQSLCLAIVNIPTGKAHELTANLQAPVIFNEETQLANQCISTNPNWQIRHNLLARAAS, encoded by the coding sequence CGGCCCTATCGAGGTAAACAAAGAGTGTATTTTTAACTTTTCGCAAGGGATACCGCCCTTTTATAATTTAAAAAAATGGGCTTTGTTCGAGGCTAAACAAAAACCTTTTTATATTTTACAAAGCCTAGATGATGAACAAATTGCCTTTTTTTTACTTTCCCCTTTATTGTTTGAAGAAAACTATAAAGTAGAGGCTGCTTTAAGCGACCTTACCCGCTTAAAAATTAACGACATTAACCAAAGCCTGTGTTTAGCTATTGTTAATATCCCCACCGGTAAAGCCCACGAATTAACGGCTAACTTACAAGCTCCCGTTATCTTTAATGAAGAAACACAGCTGGCTAACCAATGTATTAGCACCAACCCTAATTGGCAAATCCGCCATAACTTGCTCGCTAGGGCGGCCAGTTAA
- the csrA gene encoding carbon storage regulator CsrA — protein sequence MLILSRKKNERIIINDIISISIIEIKGDQVKLGIEAPEYVKVFRHEIYEAILEENAKAVASEAVILPELKIKN from the coding sequence ATGCTTATTTTATCGCGCAAAAAAAATGAACGCATAATTATTAACGATATTATTAGCATAAGTATTATTGAGATTAAAGGCGACCAAGTAAAGCTAGGTATTGAAGCCCCCGAATATGTTAAGGTGTTTAGGCACGAAATTTACGAGGCTATCCTCGAGGAAAACGCTAAAGCGGTAGCGAGCGAGGCCGTAATATTACCCGAATTAAAAATTAAAAATTAA
- a CDS encoding patatin-like phospholipase family protein yields MLKLGLSLAGGGAMGAYQVGILCAFIETGLIKYIKVISGCSVGSLNMLFFLKANYQLALKVWQSEAVHLMQLKNQISLTELANSLDILRKFLLRDSPNVNDEKLIDASLFSADYLKVLLDKYLQDDSFSGPVKCYATAAHIDMKTLDYFFLNNLSTAQIKSILLASSAIPSVFNPQQIGGRYYLDGGVVENLPIKPLLNENCDIIITSPLMWRERVSEEYYGEAEFLELVPSSKIGNVLRAVDFSTGYINKMIELGYSEQIGKLTKLAKRLERINK; encoded by the coding sequence GTGTTAAAATTAGGTTTATCTTTAGCCGGCGGCGGGGCAATGGGGGCTTACCAAGTTGGCATCTTATGCGCTTTTATCGAAACCGGCTTAATTAAATATATTAAAGTTATTTCGGGCTGTTCGGTGGGTTCGCTTAATATGCTCTTTTTTTTAAAGGCCAACTATCAGCTGGCCTTAAAGGTTTGGCAAAGTGAAGCCGTGCATTTAATGCAGTTAAAAAACCAAATAAGTTTGACAGAGCTGGCCAATTCGTTGGATATTTTACGTAAGTTTTTACTGCGTGATAGCCCAAATGTTAATGACGAAAAATTAATAGATGCCTCTTTATTTAGCGCCGATTACTTAAAAGTTTTACTCGATAAATATTTGCAGGACGATAGCTTTAGCGGCCCCGTTAAATGTTATGCCACAGCGGCGCACATCGATATGAAAACTTTAGATTACTTTTTTTTAAATAATTTAAGCACGGCGCAAATAAAAAGTATTTTGCTGGCCAGTTCGGCTATTCCTTCGGTGTTTAATCCGCAACAGATTGGCGGCAGGTATTATCTTGACGGCGGGGTGGTAGAAAATTTACCCATTAAGCCGCTGCTTAATGAAAATTGCGACATTATTATTACCTCGCCGCTTATGTGGCGCGAAAGGGTAAGCGAAGAATATTACGGTGAGGCCGAGTTTTTAGAGTTGGTGCCTAGCAGTAAAATTGGCAATGTTTTACGGGCGGTAGATTTTAGTACCGGGTACATTAACAAAATGATAGAGCTGGGTTACAGTGAGCAAATTGGTAAATTAACTAAATTGGCGAAGCGGCTGGAAAGAATTAATAAGTAA